The sequence below is a genomic window from Bdellovibrio bacteriovorus.
GGAAGAAATCTTCCACAGAGCCAGGAGAAGAGGGGTCCCCCCAACCGCCCGTCGTAATCGACAAAAAGAAATCTTTCCCGTGAAGTTTATTTCCCTCCGGTCCATAGGCAAAGCCGCGGCGTAAAACCTCATCACACCAGAGCTTCATCAAAGGCGGCATCGAAAACCAATAGAAAGGATGCTGCCAAACTACAAGATCATGCTCTAACAAAAGTTCCTGCTCTTTTTGAACCTGAATATGGAAGTACGGGTACTCTTCATAAAGATCATGGACACGAACATGTTTTAGTTCGCGAAGCTGATCCATGATGGCGCGATTAACTCGGGATTGTTTCGAAAAGGGATGCGCGAAAAGGACTAGGGCTTTTTTCATCACGACATCGTCAACCGGCGAACGACAAAAGTCAAATGGGGCAAGAATCCCAGAGGAAAAAGGGATTATTACCTCCGTCTGCAACTCAAAATCGCCTCTACCGGATTTCGAGTTGGCATCCTTCCTGCTTTGCATTGATTAGTGGTTACCAACAACACAAAAAGGAGTGGATTCATGGAAACGACCCCAAACGATTTCAGAAGCAACCTTGGCAACATCAAAGAAAATGTGAAACAAGGTGTGAAGCAAGAACTTGATAAAAGTGGCTGGACTGACACTTACAATATGGCCCAAGACAGAGCCCGTGAAGCTATGGACGCTTCGGAGGAATTTGTTAAGGCTCATCCCTTTTACACAGTCCTTGGCGCAGCTGCAGTGGGTCTGGTGGCCGGTCTGCTAATCCGTCGTAGATAATTCAAAATAATAATTAATTAGGAGGTCCCGGTTTCGAGACCTCCTCAACATCGCAGGGAGTCCCAATGAAGTGGTTAGCTTTAGTCTTGTCGTTCGTTTTCGGTCGCTTAAACATGAGACCCCGCGGCTTTAAGGATGCCGCCATTGAAATTTTTGATGAGGTTTCTTTCCGCAGTCGCCGCATGGTGACACTTATTCTTGTCGGTGTTGCCTCCGTC
It includes:
- a CDS encoding DUF883 family protein, giving the protein METTPNDFRSNLGNIKENVKQGVKQELDKSGWTDTYNMAQDRAREAMDASEEFVKAHPFYTVLGAAAVGLVAGLLIRRR
- a CDS encoding NAD(P)H-dependent oxidoreductase — protein: MKKALVLFAHPFSKQSRVNRAIMDQLRELKHVRVHDLYEEYPYFHIQVQKEQELLLEHDLVVWQHPFYWFSMPPLMKLWCDEVLRRGFAYGPEGNKLHGKDFFLSITTGGWGDPSSPGSVEDFFPPYRQTIEQCGMKWHKPVVMTGTGRATEEQILLHAEAVRRRMIDYCATGVCKDI